In Oryza sativa Japonica Group chromosome 11, ASM3414082v1, the following are encoded in one genomic region:
- the LOC4349932 gene encoding dirigent protein 2, with protein MAKEIVVMSVLLFVLAATTKADTQSGYGHGCSSLCNSSAPTHIHFYFHDKITGPSPSAVQVVSPPNKTSPTSFGTVYVMDDPLTEGPDPRSKPVGRAQGMYLSSDQVRIGFLQAMNIVLTAGPYNGSVITVLGSNHISDSIREMPVVGGTSAFRFARGYAQARTYFLDSNGLDAIVEYNVYVFH; from the coding sequence ATGGCAAAGGAAATAGTAGTGATGAGTGTGCTCCTTTTTGTGCTGGCCGCCACTACTAAGGCCGACACGCAAAGCGGGTATGGGCATGGGTGTAGCTCCTTATGCAATAGTTCAGCGCCGACACACATACACTTCTACTTCCATGACAAGATTACCGGCCCCTCGCCATCCGCTGTGCAGGTGGTCAGCCCACCGAACAAAACATCACCAACCTCTTTCGGGACGGTGTATGTCATGGATGACCCATTGACCGAGGGGCCTGACCCAAGGTCCAAGCCCGTGGGTCGAGCCCAGGGCATGTACCTCTCATCAGACCAAGTCCGGATAGGCTTCCTACAGGCTATGAACATCGTGCTCACTGCTGGGCCGTACAATGGCAGCGTGATAACCGTGCTCGGCAGCAACCACATATCCGACAGTATCCGTGAGATGCCGGTTGTCGGTGGCACCAGTGCTTTCCGCTTCGCTCGTGGCTATGCCCAAGCCCGCACCTACTTTCTTGACTCAAATGGACTTGACGCCATCGTGGAGTACAACGTCTATGTCTTCCATTGA
- the LOC136353970 gene encoding dirigent protein 21-like, giving the protein MAKRLALMLMIFLVLGASCKGHTHGGPGPSPSGHGSEPTHLHFYFYEKVSCPSPSAVTMVNPPDNTSNTLFGMVVVLDDLLTVGPNSRSKPVGRAQGMYVSSDQTWIGLLMATNIMLTTGPYNGSVITVLGSNHIVDDVREMPIVEGTGAFRFARGYVQAHTYVGSNHKN; this is encoded by the exons ATGGCAAAGAGATTAGCACTAATGCTTATGATCTTCCTTGTGCTGGGAGCCAGTTGTAAGGGCCACACACATGGTGGGCCTGGGCCTAGCCCCTCAGGCCATGGCTCCGAGCCGACACACCTACACTTCTACTTCTACGAGAAGGTCAGCTGCCCTTCCCCATCGGCGGTCACGATGGTGAACCCGCCGGACAACACGTCAAATACCTTGTTCGGGATGGTTGTGGTCCTCGACGACCTACTAACTGTGGGGCCCAATTCGAGATCCAAGCCCGTGGGCCGAGCCCAGGGCATGTACGTCTCGTCAGACCAAACCTGGATCGGGCTCCTGATGGCAACGAACATCATGCT CACCACCGGGCCGTACAACGGCAGCGTGATTACCGTGCTCGGCAGCAACCACATAGTGGACGATGTCCGTGAGATGCCGATCGTCGAAGGCACCGGCGCCTTTCGCTTTGCTCGAGGATATGTGCAGGCACACACCTATGTAGGATcaaatcacaagaactaa